From the Gymnogyps californianus isolate 813 chromosome 2, ASM1813914v2, whole genome shotgun sequence genome, one window contains:
- the PDCD6 gene encoding programmed cell death protein 6 isoform X3 codes for MQLVTFQEKINLIWVDKDRSGIISDNELQQALSNGTWTPFNPATVRSILGMFDRENKGGVNFNEFTGVWKYISDWQNVFRTYDRDNSGMIDKNELKQALTGYRLSDQFYDILIRKFDRQGRGQVAFDDFIQCCVVLQRLTDVFRRYDTDQDGWIQVSYEQYLSMVFSIV; via the exons ATGCAGTTAGTgacttttcaggaaaagattAATCTTATCTG ggTTGATAAAGATAGGAGTGGAATAATATCTGATAATGAACTTCAGCAGGCATTATCCAATG gcACATGGACGCCATTTAATCCAGCAACAGTCAGGTCAATTCTTG gcatgtttgacagagaaaacaaaggtgGTGTGAACTTCAATGAATTCACAGGAGTCTGGAAGTACATCTCAGACTGGCAGAATGTCTTTCGAACGTATGACAGAGACAATTCTGGAATGATTGACAAAAATGAACTAAAGCAAGCACTAACAG gTTACCGACTGTCTGATCAATTCTACGATATCCTTATTCGGAAATTTGACAGACAAGGAAGAGGACAAGTTGCTTTTGATGACTTTATTCAGTGCTGTGTTGTTTTACAG AGGCTGACAGATGTGTTCCGACGATACGATACTGATCAAGATGGCTGGATTCAGGTCTCCTATGAGCAATATCTTTCCATGGTCTTCAGCATCGTATGA
- the PDCD6 gene encoding programmed cell death protein 6 isoform X2 encodes MQLVTFQEKINLIWVDKDRSGIISDNELQQALSNGTWTPFNPATVRSILGMFDRENKGGVNFNEFTGVWKYISDWQNVFRTYDRDNSGMIDKNELKQALTGFGYRLSDQFYDILIRKFDRQGRGQVAFDDFIQCCVVLQRLTDVFRRYDTDQDGWIQVSYEQYLSMVFSIV; translated from the exons ATGCAGTTAGTgacttttcaggaaaagattAATCTTATCTG ggTTGATAAAGATAGGAGTGGAATAATATCTGATAATGAACTTCAGCAGGCATTATCCAATG gcACATGGACGCCATTTAATCCAGCAACAGTCAGGTCAATTCTTG gcatgtttgacagagaaaacaaaggtgGTGTGAACTTCAATGAATTCACAGGAGTCTGGAAGTACATCTCAGACTGGCAGAATGTCTTTCGAACGTATGACAGAGACAATTCTGGAATGATTGACAAAAATGAACTAAAGCAAGCACTAACAGGTTTTG gTTACCGACTGTCTGATCAATTCTACGATATCCTTATTCGGAAATTTGACAGACAAGGAAGAGGACAAGTTGCTTTTGATGACTTTATTCAGTGCTGTGTTGTTTTACAG AGGCTGACAGATGTGTTCCGACGATACGATACTGATCAAGATGGCTGGATTCAGGTCTCCTATGAGCAATATCTTTCCATGGTCTTCAGCATCGTATGA
- the PDCD6 gene encoding programmed cell death protein 6 isoform X1, producing MAAGYQYRPNGGGGAALPDPTFLWNVFQRVDKDRSGIISDNELQQALSNGTWTPFNPATVRSILGMFDRENKGGVNFNEFTGVWKYISDWQNVFRTYDRDNSGMIDKNELKQALTGFGYRLSDQFYDILIRKFDRQGRGQVAFDDFIQCCVVLQRLTDVFRRYDTDQDGWIQVSYEQYLSMVFSIV from the exons ATGGCGGCGGGGTATCAGTACAGGCCcaacggcggcggcggcgccgcgctCCCCGACCCCACTTTCCTGTGGAACGTCTTCCAGAG ggTTGATAAAGATAGGAGTGGAATAATATCTGATAATGAACTTCAGCAGGCATTATCCAATG gcACATGGACGCCATTTAATCCAGCAACAGTCAGGTCAATTCTTG gcatgtttgacagagaaaacaaaggtgGTGTGAACTTCAATGAATTCACAGGAGTCTGGAAGTACATCTCAGACTGGCAGAATGTCTTTCGAACGTATGACAGAGACAATTCTGGAATGATTGACAAAAATGAACTAAAGCAAGCACTAACAGGTTTTG gTTACCGACTGTCTGATCAATTCTACGATATCCTTATTCGGAAATTTGACAGACAAGGAAGAGGACAAGTTGCTTTTGATGACTTTATTCAGTGCTGTGTTGTTTTACAG AGGCTGACAGATGTGTTCCGACGATACGATACTGATCAAGATGGCTGGATTCAGGTCTCCTATGAGCAATATCTTTCCATGGTCTTCAGCATCGTATGA
- the EXOC3 gene encoding exocyst complex component 3 isoform X2, producing MEETDREAVATAVQRVAGMLQRPDQLDKVEQYRRREARKKASVEARLKAAIQSQLDGVRTGLSQLHNALNDVKAIQQSLIDVNKDWRQSINTIENLKDVKDAVVQHSQLAAAVENLKNIFSVPEIVRETQDLIERGELLQAHRKLMDLECSRDNLMYEQYRMDSKNTHDMNLIHTYFGDMQKLSEELAKQLWMVVQRSLVTVRRDPTLLVSVVRIIEREEKIDRRMLDRKKQTGFIPPGRPKKWKEKMFNILERTVSTRIEGTQADTRESDKMWLVRHLEIIRKYVLDDLLVAKTLLDQCFPPHYDIFNKLLNMYHQALSTRMQELAAEDLEANEIVSLLTWVLNTYKSTEMMGNSELSPEVDVNSLNPLISQNVVDQLLSKYMSTLTSNIIGWLRKALETDKKDWIKETEPEADQDGYYQTTLPAIVFQINEDLKTKVLLLCLQQMNSFLTRYKDEAQLYKEEHLKNRRYPQCYVQYMIAVINNCQTFKESIISLKRKYLKIEMEDTLSSSHTSMDATLDIIAKEGCSSLLDEVFMDLEPHLNELMTKKWLTGSNAVGTICVTVEDYFNDFAKIKKPYKKTMTVEAHRRVVVEYIRAIMLKRISFKNAEERKEGAERMIKEAEQFRFLFKKLAAGSGEDTEGLCDIIEAIAEVIKLTDPSLLYLEVSTLVSKYPDIRDDHIAALLTVRGDASRDMKQTIIETLDQGPSQPNPNYVPIFKEITVPTLTVPKLLK from the exons GCAGCAATCCAGTCACAGTTAGATGGAGTACGAACAGGTTTAAGTCAACTGCATAATGCACTGAATGATGTAAAGGCCATTCAGCAGTCTTTGATTGATGTCAATAAGGACTGGAGACAGAGCATCAACACCATAGAAAACCTCAAAGATGTTAAGGATGCTGTAGTGCAACATAGCCAACTGGCAGCTGCTGTAGAAAATCTCAAGAACATCTTTTCAG TTCCCGAGATAGTCAGGGAGACCCAAGATCTGATTGAGCGAGGGGAACTTCTGCAAGCTCATCGAAAACTGATGGATTTAGAGTGTTCTCGTGATAACCTGATGTATGAGCAGTATCGCATGGACAGCAAAAACACACATGACATGAACCTCATCCATACATACTTTGGGGATATGCAGAAACTTTCTGAGGAGTTGGCAAAGCAACTTTGGATGGTGGTTCAAAGATCTCTTGTTACAGTCCGTCGAGATCCAACCttgcttgtttctgttgttAGGATAAttgagagggaggagaaaattgACAGGCGCATGTTAGACCGGAAAAAACAAACTGGGTTCATACCTCCTGGCAGACcaaagaagtggaaagaaaaaatgttcaacaTTTTGGAAAGAACTGTGAGCACACGAATTGAAGGCACTCAAGCAGATACTAGAGAATCTGACAAAATGTGGCTTGTGCGCCATCTAGAAATCATACGTAAATATGTCCTTGATGACCTGCTTGTGGCTAAAACCCTGCTGGATCAATGTTTTCCTCCCCATTATGACATTTTCAACAAATTGCTAAACATGTACCATCAAGCTTTGTCCACCCGCATGCAAGAGCTTGCTGCAGAGGATCTGGAAGCAAATGAGATTGTTAGCCTTCTAACTTGGgttttaaatacatacaaaag taCAGAGATGATGGGAAATTCAGAACTGTCTCCAGAAGTGGATGTAAATTCTCTGAATCCTCTGATTTCGCAAAATGTGGTAGACCAGCTTCTCAGCAAGTATATGTCAACGCTTACT TCTAACATCATCGGCTGGCTACGAAAAGCACTGGAGACAGATAAAAAAGACTGGATAAAAGAAACGGAACCAGAAGCAGATCAAGATGGGTACTATCAGACTACGCTCCCAGCTATTGTTTTTCAG ATAAATgaagatttgaaaacaaaggtaCTCCTTCTATGTCTTCAACAAATGAATTCATTTCTAACCAG GTACAAAGATGAAGCACAGTTGTATAAAGAAGAACATCTTAAAAATCGTCGGTATCCTCAATGCTATGTTCAATACATGATTGCAGTCATCAACAACTGTCAAACCTTTAA AGAATCTATAAtcagtctgaaaagaaaatacttgaaaattgAAATGGAAGACACGTTGTCAAGCAGTCATACAAGCATGGATGCAACTTTAGACATCATTGCCAAAGAAGGATGCTCTAGTCTGTTAGATGAAGTCTTCATGGATTTAGAG CCACATCTCAATGAGCTGATGACAAAGAAGTGGTTGACGGGATCTAATGCAGTGGGGACTATCTGTGTCACTGTAGAGGATTATTTCAATgactttgcaaaaataaaaaagccttaTAAAAAG acaaTGACTGTTGAGGCCCATCGGAGAGTGGTTGTGGAATACATCAGAGCAATCATGTTAAAACGTATATCTTTCAAGaatgcagaagagagaaaagagggtgCAGAAAGAATGATCAAAGAAGCAGAACAGTTCAGATTTCTGTTTAAGAAGCTTGCGGCT GGCTCTGGAGAGGATACTGAAGGACTCTGTGACATCATTGAAGCCATTGCAGAGGTTATCAAGCTAACTGATCCTTCACTGCTCTATCTGGAAGTTTCAACTTTAGTCAGTAAATACCCAGATATCAG GGATGACCATATTGCAGCTTTGCTGACAGTGAGAGGTGATGCCAGCAGAGATATGAAGCAGACTATCATTGAGACTTTGGATCAGGGTCCAAGCCAACCGAATCCAAACTATGTgccaatttttaaagaaattacagttCCTACTCTAACTGTGCCAAAACTTCTGAAGTAA
- the EXOC3 gene encoding exocyst complex component 3 isoform X1, which yields MEETDREAVATAVQRVAGMLQRPDQLDKVEQYRRREARKKASVEARLKAAIQSQLDGVRTGLSQLHNALNDVKAIQQSLIDVNKDWRQSINTIENLKDVKDAVVQHSQLAAAVENLKNIFSVPEIVRETQDLIERGELLQAHRKLMDLECSRDNLMYEQYRMDSKNTHDMNLIHTYFGDMQKLSEELAKQLWMVVQRSLVTVRRDPTLLVSVVRIIEREEKIDRRMLDRKKQTGFIPPGRPKKWKEKMFNILERTVSTRIEGTQADTRESDKMWLVRHLEIIRKYVLDDLLVAKTLLDQCFPPHYDIFNKLLNMYHQALSTRMQELAAEDLEANEIVSLLTWVLNTYKSTEMMGNSELSPEVDVNSLNPLISQNVVDQLLSKYMSTLTSNIIGWLRKALETDKKDWIKETEPEADQDGYYQTTLPAIVFQMFEQNLQVAAQINEDLKTKVLLLCLQQMNSFLTRYKDEAQLYKEEHLKNRRYPQCYVQYMIAVINNCQTFKESIISLKRKYLKIEMEDTLSSSHTSMDATLDIIAKEGCSSLLDEVFMDLEPHLNELMTKKWLTGSNAVGTICVTVEDYFNDFAKIKKPYKKTMTVEAHRRVVVEYIRAIMLKRISFKNAEERKEGAERMIKEAEQFRFLFKKLAAGSGEDTEGLCDIIEAIAEVIKLTDPSLLYLEVSTLVSKYPDIRDDHIAALLTVRGDASRDMKQTIIETLDQGPSQPNPNYVPIFKEITVPTLTVPKLLK from the exons GCAGCAATCCAGTCACAGTTAGATGGAGTACGAACAGGTTTAAGTCAACTGCATAATGCACTGAATGATGTAAAGGCCATTCAGCAGTCTTTGATTGATGTCAATAAGGACTGGAGACAGAGCATCAACACCATAGAAAACCTCAAAGATGTTAAGGATGCTGTAGTGCAACATAGCCAACTGGCAGCTGCTGTAGAAAATCTCAAGAACATCTTTTCAG TTCCCGAGATAGTCAGGGAGACCCAAGATCTGATTGAGCGAGGGGAACTTCTGCAAGCTCATCGAAAACTGATGGATTTAGAGTGTTCTCGTGATAACCTGATGTATGAGCAGTATCGCATGGACAGCAAAAACACACATGACATGAACCTCATCCATACATACTTTGGGGATATGCAGAAACTTTCTGAGGAGTTGGCAAAGCAACTTTGGATGGTGGTTCAAAGATCTCTTGTTACAGTCCGTCGAGATCCAACCttgcttgtttctgttgttAGGATAAttgagagggaggagaaaattgACAGGCGCATGTTAGACCGGAAAAAACAAACTGGGTTCATACCTCCTGGCAGACcaaagaagtggaaagaaaaaatgttcaacaTTTTGGAAAGAACTGTGAGCACACGAATTGAAGGCACTCAAGCAGATACTAGAGAATCTGACAAAATGTGGCTTGTGCGCCATCTAGAAATCATACGTAAATATGTCCTTGATGACCTGCTTGTGGCTAAAACCCTGCTGGATCAATGTTTTCCTCCCCATTATGACATTTTCAACAAATTGCTAAACATGTACCATCAAGCTTTGTCCACCCGCATGCAAGAGCTTGCTGCAGAGGATCTGGAAGCAAATGAGATTGTTAGCCTTCTAACTTGGgttttaaatacatacaaaag taCAGAGATGATGGGAAATTCAGAACTGTCTCCAGAAGTGGATGTAAATTCTCTGAATCCTCTGATTTCGCAAAATGTGGTAGACCAGCTTCTCAGCAAGTATATGTCAACGCTTACT TCTAACATCATCGGCTGGCTACGAAAAGCACTGGAGACAGATAAAAAAGACTGGATAAAAGAAACGGAACCAGAAGCAGATCAAGATGGGTACTATCAGACTACGCTCCCAGCTATTGTTTTTCAG atgttTGAGCAGAATCTTCAGGTGGCTGCTCAGATAAATgaagatttgaaaacaaaggtaCTCCTTCTATGTCTTCAACAAATGAATTCATTTCTAACCAG GTACAAAGATGAAGCACAGTTGTATAAAGAAGAACATCTTAAAAATCGTCGGTATCCTCAATGCTATGTTCAATACATGATTGCAGTCATCAACAACTGTCAAACCTTTAA AGAATCTATAAtcagtctgaaaagaaaatacttgaaaattgAAATGGAAGACACGTTGTCAAGCAGTCATACAAGCATGGATGCAACTTTAGACATCATTGCCAAAGAAGGATGCTCTAGTCTGTTAGATGAAGTCTTCATGGATTTAGAG CCACATCTCAATGAGCTGATGACAAAGAAGTGGTTGACGGGATCTAATGCAGTGGGGACTATCTGTGTCACTGTAGAGGATTATTTCAATgactttgcaaaaataaaaaagccttaTAAAAAG acaaTGACTGTTGAGGCCCATCGGAGAGTGGTTGTGGAATACATCAGAGCAATCATGTTAAAACGTATATCTTTCAAGaatgcagaagagagaaaagagggtgCAGAAAGAATGATCAAAGAAGCAGAACAGTTCAGATTTCTGTTTAAGAAGCTTGCGGCT GGCTCTGGAGAGGATACTGAAGGACTCTGTGACATCATTGAAGCCATTGCAGAGGTTATCAAGCTAACTGATCCTTCACTGCTCTATCTGGAAGTTTCAACTTTAGTCAGTAAATACCCAGATATCAG GGATGACCATATTGCAGCTTTGCTGACAGTGAGAGGTGATGCCAGCAGAGATATGAAGCAGACTATCATTGAGACTTTGGATCAGGGTCCAAGCCAACCGAATCCAAACTATGTgccaatttttaaagaaattacagttCCTACTCTAACTGTGCCAAAACTTCTGAAGTAA